The genome window TTTACAGGTAAACGATTAACATAATCaagatttattattattatttaatacgtttattgaaaagtgaaaatgatagaaaaatttgattatttaattcaattttaagttaGAAAAATATCCTACACATTTTCTGAAGAAGTGTCGTAAATGgggaaactttttaaacatgTACGTTCCAAACATGTGCGTTCCAaagttccgaaaaaaaatttgtgtagTACCAAATATTAAagaattttcttcattcttaAAATAGTCGTCTTGATATACTTCTGATATGATAGTAAGTATTGAAACATTAACTAcactttttcagttattttttattcgcGATACCATCCATTTAATAAAATAAGGGAGTTCATCTACACCTGTGCCCTTCTATCAAACTTGATTGAAGTATATTATTTTTAGGTGGGATTGATGGTTGTTGATACTGCATATAACCGTTATCCAACTCTTGAAAAAGATCAGTTCTGGGAGGACGCAATTGCGGAGCCTCTTTACACTGCAGAGAGTGCGATGAGACCTCTGAATCCACAAGTCGGATCTTGTGCGGATATGTAATTGAGTGAATTTGTTCCAAACAATTGATTTTCATGTTCAGGCCAACCGAAGAAGAGCCTTTCATGGTTCGTCCACGAAGACGGACGCTGTCCAGAATGTCACACTGGGATGGCGACATGGAAGATACTGATGTTGTTCCGGTTGTGGGTCTGAAACACACGCGTGATAATAGTAATTATGCTTCTGGCGAATCTCTAGCATTTTCGAATAGCTTTGCCAATGGTGGTAGGAAACTGAGTGAGATGTTTCGAAGAATGAGAGCTGGGAGCAGAATTGGTGATAGGTATAGGAAACGCAACTCGTCAGCACAAGACTTTGAAAATGGAATGGCAAAGTTTGTTTCatgaaaatatgaatgttatttattatttcggctatttacagaaaaaacagTATTGATGAAAATGCAGATATTCACAGTAATAGGCTCGATCAAGCATCCGGTACACCAAAATCAGGAAGGCTTTGGAGTTCGATGCCTCAAACACAATTGGAAGAAATGCTTAAGGTTTGTTTATTCACTGGATTTATTCACTGGCGCTTTCACGTAATTTCGAGACtgcaaatttgaacttttaaaacaatattcgGAGAAGACCATTTTCGAGCTAATCTAGcgttagttttaaaaaatgttttaagtttttttttcaatcacaaTGGTGATTGAAAATCTCAGAAAAGTAGAGTACTTGCGTTCATACTTAACgcatttctcatatttttatagaattacACGCCGATAAACAAATAGTTAAGacatttcagaataaaaactttaactCTCCTGTCAAATACAACACTGATGGGATGAAAGaccgagagcttcaaaatccAACACCAATCACTGATCACATTGATTTGCCTTTGCATGTGGCGAGTAGTCAATCATGGTTTAACGAAAGTTTACCAGTAATCAAAGAGGAGGAAGAAGCTAAAAGAAAATCCAACACGGATACAGGTAGACATAgtcaattttgtcaaaaaaaattaaatgagttTTTCAGAGTCTCCAAAGTCTAGTAAGCATTCAAGTATGTCAATCAGAAGATCGGAATTGAGAAGATCATCATCTTCAGGTAGTGATCTAGGCAAGTCTGGAAAGCGGGAGAGAAAGAAGAGCGAGTGATTTTTGAACAGtatgataaaatattttttgtttctcttttcaCTCTAAACTGAAGATCcctttcatttcatttttacatatttattatattttaaatttcaaattgcttaattaattttctattttttaataaacaattgtgtaaatatatatattttttaatacagtgtgggaaagttctataggaccccccctaatttgaaggtttgaggaacttccgaaaatttttttgaaaaactgctaatgccattcgtttttaaattgaaaaaaacctatatacatttttttccagaagtttatctcaaaaactgaggtcgcgctggaaaaaacgtcaaaatccagtgtgaaacttctataggaccccccgttttttttcacgatttttactaaaatcaacagattttggaatttttgacaaagctcaaatcaagtttgagttagaaatgagttcatataagcagttttgactttaaaaattaatacgaaatgttctcgtgggatctccagactggttctgattcttccgatctttgatgttcaagtctgtttcaagcttcctggtgctctcggtaatgccaaaacttgataaactctCTTTAACAAGTTCCTACTAAAATTCCTAGCACACAcaccataaacatttttacgcCATCCCCAAGAAACCAGTCAGAAACAGCGTATTAACAAGTTGcagttatttttgatcaacaaCAGAACATTCATATACTAAAATCAAGAAAGGATCAATAGTTAATCGGGTTTCCTTGTGTGCGGATGATCTCAAACAGTCTGTCCTCCATTGATCTGACCAAACTTTTCAGCTGGTTGTCCGGAATAGACTTCCAAGCGTCGAGAATTCCTTGCTTCAACGATGCAACTGTTGGGTAAGTCTTGTTCTGAGCATACACGATACGGACAAGAATCCcccacaaattttcgattggatTGAGATCAGGACTTCGAGCTGGCCAATCAAGAAGGTTGATCTTCTTGAGCTTGAAATAGTCGCGGGTTGAGTTGCTCACATGGATTGTCGCATTATCCTGCTGAAATCTAAAGTTTTTTCTGGAGTAGTGACGAAGATATTTGGAGAGCTCCAGTTCCAAGACGTTCTGATAGTCAGTGCTGTTCATCTTGCTACTGACGAACTGTATctcaagcttcttcttctccgtgAACGCTCCCCAAACCATCACCGTTCCTCCTCCAAAATTACGTCTCGAAAAAACCATTGGTTCCTTGCGCAAATCGCGCCAATAGTAGCGGCAACCGTCAGGCCCATCGagattgaatttcttttcatcGGAGAAGACAACCTAAAACAATGATCCTAATTATTCACtcttgcttttttaaattctcactttACTCCAATTCGTTCCCATATTGTTCTTAGCAAATTCCAATCGCTTGAGTTTATGGTCTGCAGAGAGTAACGGAGCAGGGCGAAGTTTCTGACGAACGATTACACCAGATCGTTTGATGACATTGAGGATGGTCCTTTTTGAAGCAGACAATTGAAGCTCATTGCGAATATCTCTTGCCGTCTTACAGGAGTTGGAGGCAGCACGAATCACATTTCGTTCGTCACGCACGGAGAGAGCTTTGCGACGAGGAGCTCTTTTAGATGTACCGTAGCTCACCGGATCCTTCAGATACACGCGAATACAGTGTCGAGAACGGGAAATTTTCCTACTCATTTCATGCAGGGACACATTGAGCAATTTCATAACATCCAGCTGAGCGCGTTCAGTGTCCGAAAGGGCAGATCCTCGAGGCATTGCAAGTTAGACTGCTTTCGAAGTAAGCTTTCCAGCCTCTATATGTGTGCCACAACACATGCCACAATTCCACATTTAATAATTCAcgcaaaaaatagtaaataacATCTGTGAGGGACAatttaacttgaaatattGGTCCCATGGAACCTTGtaatcaaagaaaaacgatttgaTTCCTGATAAGCCTTCCATTGTTTCCTGCTGCATATTTTGCCAAATCAGCTTGACTACACAGTCGAAACATCTAAAGTGCGTGCTAGGAATTTTAGTAGGAACTTGTTAAAGagagtttatcaagttttggcattaccgagagcaccaggaagcttgaaacagacttgaacatcaaagatcggaagaatcagaaccagtctggagatcccacgagaacatttcgtattaatttttaaagtcaaaactgcttatatgaactcatttctaactcaaacttgatttgagctttgtcaaaaattccaaaatctgttgattttagtaaaaatcgtgaaaaaaaacggggggtcctatagaagtttcacactggattttgacgttttttccagcgcgacctcagtttttgagataaacttctggaaaaaaatgtatataggtttttttcaatttaaaaacgaacggcattagcagtttttcgaaaaaattttcggaagttcctcaaaccttcaaattagggggggtcctatagaactttCCCACACTGTATATTGCAAATACATGACATAAATTTAGATGCAGGGCAAAAACTatagatcaaaattttctattgcACTTTTTATGtataatcaataaaaattgaaaaaataaaaaactttgtaaGTTGATGCCGAAACATTTCAGTTTCTACCAAAATCGTTCGATTTTATACTGATCAGTTTTGATCACTTTCTggtaaatttcgaaattcgcgtttttttcagttttagagTTAGAATATTAGTTACTAACAAGTTTAGCAATTTTGAaggatttcttcaaaaaaaactgctcaaaGGACTTTGCTGCAAACATACTCAAATTTGCAGCAAAGTCCtttgagcagttttttttttgaagaaatccttgatttttccttattttctccttattttctaattttattttctaataaatccttattttctaatttttcgtaaaaaattattaaaatttcaaatttttggaaacaattgtttttttttcagtaattgaCCATATTTTTGACCTTCTTGTACGTGAATGCTTTCCTTTCCTCTATTAGGGTGTGTGACtgcgtgtgtgtgtgagagtgtgtgtatgtgtgtacGTGCGTGTGTTCCCTGGCGCGGTGGTGGTGTTGGCCACACGGCCCTGCGACCCCCATAAAAACTCGGTTCGATAGAGAGACACACGGGAATGTGAGAGAGTATGACGAttcgagagacgcagacgcaCGAGGAGAAACACACGTCACGCGAAACACGTTCGCGTCGCGTCGATGAGCGCGCGCACACGTCCACATCGTTGCCTGGATGAGTGGGTTTTTGGTCCGCACACacgaactgtttttttttaattcttgtCTTCCCTAGTAGTGAagagttttccaaatttccaagtATGTAGTTTTAAGTTTCTGattaagaaaaatattattcatgtgttttgaaagtttgtcagaaaaatcaatatataatatttttagacGCCATGATTTTCAACCAAATaataagtttaattttttttgtgaatctaACTTATTGATTTCTGTGTAATATTTTCAATCGGTGTGTTTTTTACTACATTGATATCTACATTGATATATCTACATTGATACATTgatatttttcgtaaaaaatttttttactccATTTTACTACATTTTACTACAATTTACTACATTGATATaaatgatgatttttcagatgaaaagaATACTCTCAGATGGAGTCAATGAGCCAAAACTATGCAAATTCATAAAAGAAGAATCACCACATAAAGTTAAACAGGAACCATATGATGATGAAGACCTTGTACATTTGGGATCCGAATCAATTCCATCACCAACTTCATCCACTTCGCCTCCATTTCCTACAGAACCTGCGGTTCAAACAATTAAACTTCCCAAATATATGGAGGTAACCATACACTTTTCATATATGTGTAACATGGGGCGGAAATGTGAACTGTTCATCGAGaccgaaaaaataatattttcaatgattaCTTTTggtaaacttttcaaaacaaaattggcaattttttcttACAACTTCAAATTGTTATTTATTTCCGATTCATCTTTATAacttcaataatttatttgagaaTTCTATTCAATGCTattaaagtcaaaaatttgcGAAACGTGGTTTTGCCCGAGTTCTCTGAAACTTTCTGAATTTGGAGGAGTATAGAAAATGGttcgtaattttttgcaaaaaagtttcaaaaggcTGATTAGGCCACGCCCTTTTTAGAGAGTTACTCGTCTTCTAAAAAGTGTCACTGGTTTTCTTGATTCGTTTTCTCTAATGTTAAGTACATAATGAcataaatcaaacaaaaaacaatacaGTGTTCTTGGTAAACGAGAAACTgagtgcattttttaaaaaaatgtgaaaaagtattggtaaattgctaaaattttgaaaaatataagattttgaggaaattcaaagcaatgtcgcatggtCCGACCTCAACCCCTACATTGGTCCGACCCCTATACGagtaattaaaataaaattaaagtataaaaaatgtaggaaaaaaaaatttttttggtcgaattcCAAACTTATGAGtggaaaaaactgagaaaaaaatgcgGATGGTGCTCTCTTTTGTTGAAACTTTCAACGAAAGCCTTTAAAAAACCGCTGAAAGCGTCCAAGGAATGTCTAAAAATTAGAATGCCGCTGTGAAATTTAGTAAGCGATCAAAAAAGTTAAGCAATTTACTCAAattatttcagttaaaatgTGGTGCCCTCGTTGCTCGACTTCACACTGAATTGTTTATTTGTCCtggaattcgagaaaaatgcaTCGAAGTACTAGGTCGGTCAGAGAGTATTACATAAGTGTCATTGATTATTCACAGACTGTCCCGGAGAGTTATTGACACCTGTTGAGTTTACAATCAAGGCTGAAAAGAGCAAGCAAAAAGACTGGAAAGGAGCGATAAAGCATAATGGAAGGATGTTAAGGTATGCTTCTTGTAGTTTTCAACTCTTAAAAACAGAACAATTTAACAGAACACTCATGGAATTCAAACAATTGGATTTTTATAATCATCATGAGATGTGTTCATTCAAGTGTCATTCTCGAAACTATATCACAAAAAACGGTGGATCTGTTCCAAAACttccaccaaaaaatgttcaacgtCGTCACTCTTCTGCATCAACAACATCAAACGTTTCACAAACAGCGATTAATCAATTACTTCAAGGAGAGCtgattaaaaatccaaattttctagcTGCGTTCGCTGCTCATTGTACTGCTGAAAATCAGAAACGACAAGAAGAAGCTGAGAGAAAGTtgcaagaaaaacaaaacgcCATCAAGTGTCTGATGGAAACCGACTCGGTCACGTTCTGGAATCAAACGATACAATCAAAAACGTCTACTGTCGTTTTGGATCGAATTTCTATGGAGCTCGGTTCGTTGGCTCAGAATCTGATTTCTGGTCGTGATTTTGCGGCGAGTTCGTCTAAAATCATCCAGGTACTTCAAGTTCTCGGCTTGTCGGACACCGTTTCTCGGGAAATGTGTGGTCAATTCATTCTTCCATCGTCCGTGTCAACTAATGTTGATGGTAAGGAATTCGATCCTTTTAATTCTATCTGAAGATTAGttaaaagtggagtaccgTAATCTCCTTTTTAAGCCCAACATGACCCAACACTACTGAATTTcgcaataaaactttttggaaatttctcagaaaaaagttatggcgattcaaagttctgcaaaaaaaagactcaatttcagctaaaatcacaACTTTTACCATTTTCTCCTTGTCGCAGCTTCTCGAATTTAATAATATAATCTTTCAGGGCAAAGCTCATTAGACGCACAACTACCGGTTCAACATTTGCCGTCAAAAGAAATGAAAGCCGTTGACCCAATCGAAAAATCACCAAATGATAATAACAATGAAACTCTCAGCTCTTCTGAGAAACTCGAACTCATGATCAGAAACGCGCTCTGATCGAACATTCATACTCTAACACATTCCTCTTCACATCTCCAGATGATTATTCATGTCCATCATTTTATCATTAAATATCTCATTCTATACTCTCTTCTCGCTTTATTGTTTCTCGCTCACTCCCTACCCACCATTACATAAcatctctgaaatttcaaagttttgacatTCTTGGCTGTGCCTTTTCCTCTCAatgatattttccaaattccattatttttccCCCGCCTTTGATTGCTTTTATTGGTTACTTGTTTATTGGTATACTTCTCGGTATTCTTTTTAATGTTCTGCATGTTTCATATGGTATAAATTGCATATTACGTTAGACACAAATTACTGCAAACTAAACTCAGTTTGTCTCAATGGAAATTCGTCGAAACACATGGTGTcaagctgtcccattacggtttgatttacaaaaaatgtagatCAAAACAAAATCGGACAGCCCGAAACTAGGTGTAAATATACTTATAAGAATTCAAAAAGACCGAATAACATAATAAAACATTCCTaagaattttagattttctaaaatttccagtcatagttttggcaacttgccgaatttttaaaaagtatgaGCTTTTGAGAGGATGCAGAATGTTTTtacacaaataattaaaaaaaaaaggaaagcataaaaattttagaatttttttttcggtagaCTTCCAAAGTTATGAGttacaaaaaatgagtaattGTCGCTTTTTGACAGTGCATTTAAAAAcatgcaatttaaaaaaaaactgtcagcTAAGGTGCCGACTGTCAGTGACAGTCTGTCACTtgttggtaattttttaatagattcTAGCTTACATTGGTATTATTCTGTTCTAAATTATTTGCTCAAATGAATCATCATTCTCGCTGTGTTGTCATTTTATGGTACTTGTATTATTATCATTATTTAGATAATGAATATACACATATTGGAtagaacattttccaaaatcagaACAAAGCCTCATtacaaacttcaaatttcatttttcaaaactttgaatagaaaataaatttgggtAAATAGTCAGTAATCACCCAATCCCTTAACATAATATCCACATTATCGAGCTAGTGAAGCTGTTTCTCTGGCAGTGTCCAACCCACTTCTTCGTCTTCACCTCATTCCTTTTCAACTCCGCCCCTTAAAGGAAGTACTCGTCCATAGCGCATAGGAACAGGCAAGCGATAATGTCTGTGTCTCTATATTTTCACGCACTGTCTAGTGCCGCATCCGTATCCTCTAGGACACCGGTGCCGTGGCGTCTATAAAAGAGAGTACGGGTGTCTTACGCAGTTCGTATCCGATTTTCAGTCCAGTGTCCAAGGAAGACAAGCCGAATGTCCCATATAAACCGCATTCTTATCTATTCACCCATTCCACCATTATGTTCTTGCTTTGTTCCcatttctcgtttttcgttttttttctcttaaacTTTAGATATTACTATGTTAATAACCCATTATTTTAGGCAGTCACAACCTAAAAATGATGGAGACTTCGGAGCACAAAGAGCTCCGACGTGTGGCGTTTTTCGCCATTGTTGTATCTACTGTAGCTGTTATTGCAGCTATTGTAATTCTTCCAATGCTCTATTCATATGTTGCTGGTTTCCAGAGCCATCTTATCATTGAAGCTGATTTCTGTAAGGTTAGTATAAAACAAACATACGTATTCTATTATACAAGCAACGCTTTTTTAGACTCGGTCTCGTGACATGTGGGCCCAAATCCATGACATAGATGGACCACACCTATTCCATCGTCAGAAGCGTCAATACTCTTCACCAAACCCACCAGCTGCCGGTGGATATGGAGCTCCAGTTACGAACTCCGAGCCAGCTCCAACTTGCTGCTCTTGCCAACaagga of Caenorhabditis elegans chromosome II contains these proteins:
- the gmeb-1 gene encoding SAND domain-containing protein (Confirmed by transcript evidence) → MKRILSDGVNEPKLCKFIKEESPHKVKQEPYDDEDLVHLGSESIPSPTSSTSPPFPTEPAVQTIKLPKYMELKCGALVARLHTELFICPGIREKCIEVLDCPGELLTPVEFTIKAEKSKQKDWKGAIKHNGRMLRTLMEFKQLDFYNHHEMCSFKCHSRNYITKNGGSVPKLPPKNVQRRHSSASTTSNVSQTAINQLLQGELIKNPNFLAAFAAHCTAENQKRQEEAERKLQEKQNAIKCLMETDSVTFWNQTIQSKTSTVVLDRISMELGSLAQNLISGRDFAASSSKIIQVLQVLGLSDTVSREMCGQFILPSSVSTNVDGQSSLDAQLPVQHLPSKEMKAVDPIEKSPNDNNNETLSSSEKLELMIRNAL